The following proteins are co-located in the Chloroflexota bacterium genome:
- a CDS encoding TIM barrel protein: protein MTQSSAPRPRPHFAVGTAIFGPIEDAHIELIHALGFPGIEIYGSSSRPYLERSQELKAVLDRNNVTLVTISNRNEVNGRPVDFIDPDLRQETIDDHIAWVRKLYPVFGCKHFKINMGNRPPGGTTDAQLEVLADSLNRLGRATADLGVKLAPHPHIWGPIERPHEIHRLMELTDPRYVYLLPDTAHLNLGGGDPLELIRQYYDRVAAIHWKDTKASYRGFTGPTPTKEAHAREILYKDLGAGGVDHEGIWALLLERGYEGWITLDLDPPRPAEGEGTYEDKLRINWRYLLDTLKVSTL from the coding sequence ATGACGCAGAGCTCCGCACCCCGCCCGCGGCCGCACTTCGCCGTCGGCACGGCCATCTTCGGCCCGATCGAGGATGCACACATCGAGCTGATCCACGCGCTCGGCTTTCCGGGCATCGAGATCTACGGCAGCTCATCGCGCCCGTACCTCGAACGCTCCCAGGAGCTGAAGGCCGTCCTCGACCGCAACAACGTCACGCTGGTCACCATCTCGAACCGCAACGAGGTCAACGGCCGGCCGGTCGACTTCATCGATCCTGATCTGCGCCAGGAGACCATCGACGACCACATCGCCTGGGTCCGCAAGCTGTACCCGGTCTTCGGCTGCAAGCACTTCAAGATCAACATGGGCAACCGGCCGCCCGGGGGCACCACGGACGCGCAGTTGGAGGTGCTGGCCGACTCGCTCAATCGGCTTGGCCGCGCGACGGCCGACCTGGGCGTCAAGCTGGCGCCGCACCCGCACATCTGGGGGCCAATCGAGCGCCCGCACGAGATCCACCGGCTGATGGAGCTGACCGATCCTCGGTACGTCTACCTGCTGCCGGACACGGCCCACCTGAACCTGGGCGGCGGCGATCCGCTCGAGCTGATCCGCCAGTACTACGACCGCGTCGCCGCGATCCACTGGAAGGACACGAAGGCCTCGTACCGTGGCTTCACCGGCCCCACCCCGACGAAGGAAGCGCACGCCAGGGAGATTCTCTACAAGGATCTCGGGGCCGGCGGCGTGGATCACGAAGGGATCTGGGCGCTGCTGCTGGAGCGCGGTTACGAGGGCTGGATCACCCTCGACCTGGACCCACCGCGCCCGGCCGAGGGCGAAGGCACCTACGAGGACAAGCTGCGGATCAACTGGCGCTACCTGCTCGACACGCTGAAAGTGTCCACCCTCTGA